The Polypterus senegalus isolate Bchr_013 chromosome 9, ASM1683550v1, whole genome shotgun sequence genome includes a window with the following:
- the LOC120535359 gene encoding cytochrome b-c1 complex subunit Rieske, mitochondrial — protein sequence MLSLAARSGVFAPYLQSTAFAVAGPLKPLAPGVAVQAEKVLLDVKKPFLCRESLNGQCAKTGPVVATSLNGFSKVRYAHSDITVPDFSDYRRSDVQDVRKSSRDSSDNRKAFSYLVTGAFSVVTAYTAKTVVTQFISTMSASADVLALSKIEVKLSDIPEGKNMTFKWRGKPLFVRHRTQKEIEQEAAVSLAELRDPQHDLDRVKNPKWMILIGVCTHLGCVPIANAGDFGGYYCPCHGSHYDSSGRIRKGPAPLNLEVPFYDFLEDDLVVVG from the exons ATGCTTTCGTTGGCTGCTCGTTCGGGGGTTTTCGCACCTTACTTACAAAGCACCGCTTTCGCTGTTGCTGGACCACTGAAGCCTTTGGCTCCTGGAGTTGCCGTTCAAGCCGAAAAGGTGTTATTGGATGTAAAGAAACCGTTCCTCTGCCGTGAGTCCTTGAACGGGCAGTGCGCGAAGACTGGGCCTGTTGTCGCCACTAGCCTGAATG GTTTCTCCAAGGTCCGATATGCACACAGTGACATCACAGTCCCAGATTTCTCTGACTACAGAAGATCTGATGTCCAGGATGTGAGGAAGTCATCACGTGATAGCAGTGACAACAGGAAAGCATTCTCTTACCTGGTCACTGGAGCATTTTCTGTAGTTACTGCCTATACTGCTAAAACAGTAGTCACTCAGTTCATTTCCACTATGAGTGCTTCAGCTGATGTATTAGCTTTGTCCAAAATAGAGGTCAAGCTTTCTGATATTCCAGAAGGAAAAAATATGACCTTCAAATGGAGAGGAAAACCACTGTTTGTACGTCACAGGACTCAAAAAGAAATCGAGCAGGAAGCTGCTGTAAGTCTGGCAGAGCTGAGAGACCCCCAGCATGACCTGGATAGGGTGAAAAATCCTAAGTGGATGATTTTGATTGGTGTGTGTACTCACCTTGGTTGTGTACCAATTGCTAATGCTGGAGATTTCGGTGGTTATTACTGTCCCTGTCATGGCTCTCATTATGATTCATCTGGTAGAATAAGGAAAGGCCCAGCACCTCTCAATCTGGAGGTGCCATTTTATGATTTTCTTGAAGATGACCTTGTAGTAGTTGGCTAG